ATTTACCTGAGAGAAAAGTGCTCAAttcctgcttttttccttttcccgtATTTCCCAGCACATCATGAACTTATAAgtaaactgaaaagtaaaaaaaatgtatcctaattaaaaaaaaattcagtccataacaattttttaaaagattttatttatttatttttagggagaaggagaaagagagggagagaaatgtcgactggttgcctcttgcacacccccaaccatggacctgacccacaactcaggcatgtgttctgactgggaattgaaccaacgaccttttGGTTACAGGCGATGCTCAAttcaccgagccacaccagcccaggctcagtccataacaattttttaaatgacaatgtttaaatatacaaaaaacctCAAAAGTGATTATGAATAAACCTGGATAAACATTCTCAAACAAAGTTTGTGTGGACACATGACCAGGGAAGGGAGACTTCTCCAGCTATGCTGTTTAGGCTTTTTGAGTTTGGGGAAACGGAAAGGCACTGTTCGTTCAAAACTAGAGATTCAGTGATTTAGAACTAGAGAGAACTAGGTTCAAATCTTGGCCCTTGAAAGCTGTGGGTCTTCGACTCAGTGTCTGAATGAATCagaaccttagtttcctcatttcaaAAGGGAAAGGAGTGTTCTCCTGTTCAAGGCCAGTTTGAGAAAGACGTGAGATAGAGCCTGTGCATGCCTGATGGTATAAAGGTGAGTGCTAAATAAATGTGCACACAGCCTTATTATTCTTTCCTTagcacgctcacacacacacaggctccccggctgggagggctgggagaTTGGGTGCAGATAGGCAGGGCGTCTCAGCAGCACTGGCTATTCCACTCCCTTCTGAAGCCTCAACCCAGAGTCTGAGTCATCAGTGCCCTGAGCCTCTGAAGCTTCTGCCCTAGGGCTGACCTGTCCTGGTGACCACAACGTGACCAGAGACTGGCAGAAAAGGTCATGATGAGCTAGCTGCTGGGGTGGTGGGGCCATGGCCTGGAGAGAGGCCCAGCAGCCTCTCTTGGGGTGCCCACATACATAGCCTCAGTCTCTCGCTGGGCTCATTAGGAAGAAACAGACACATGTCCCAGGCTATAGTGCATTTTTCAGGCTCCTCCCCCAAGCTGGGTCACCCATTCCATACCTCTTTGTCTGGATAACCTTGGCACCACTCAGCCTCAGGGCTCCTGCCCCAGGAAGCCTTACCTGATGGCACTGGTCTCTTGTCTGGGCTCTTCCAGCTCCTGTGCTTCCCCCTGATAGCACTGATCATCCATTATTCATGTTAAGTGATTAAAAGAATCACAATTAGGTCAAAAGAGACCaatttccagttacaaaataaataagtcatgaggatgtaaCATAAAGgtgattatatacatatttttctataataatacTTACTCTATTGCTTATTTGAAATATactaaaagagtagatcttaaaagctctcatcacaagaaagaaaattgtgaCTATGAGGTGAAGGATGTTAACTTGACTCATTGTGGTGagcattttacaatatatacaagtattgccctggctggtgtggctcagttggttggagcatcatcccgcaaaaCTGAAatgtctcaggtttgattcctggtcagcgtACACGACTGGGTTTGGTgtttggtcccagttggggcacacagggcaggcaactgatcgatgtttctgtctcacatagatatttctcttccttgctgtctccctcccttcccctctctccaaagtcaatgagcatgtcctagagtgaggataaaaaatatatatacatatatacctacaAGCATTGaacattatgttgtatacctgacactaatataatgttatatgtcaattatgctacaacaaaaaatgaaatttaaacatCACAGTTAATGGTGTTAGTGAGGGGCAAGCCAATGTTGTGTGCCTCCTGATGTCATTTCCAGAGAAGGACACAGCAGCACTGCCAAACATACACAATCAGGAGAAAATATCAGACAACATCAAGGGAAGGACATTCTACAGATAACTGGTGCGTATACTTCAAAAATGTTGATGTCGTGAAGACCAAAGGAGAAGCATGGAACAGTTCCAAGTTACAAGAGACACAACAATGCAAGGCAACAAGAGGCTCTGGATGGGACCTCGCAGGAAAGTGTGGCTGTGAGGGCATGATGGGCACAGATGAAGGAACTGGAGTAGGGACTGTAGGTTAGAGAACTGTATTATATCAGGGTTGAGTTAGGGTTGAGTTTCCTGTTGCTAACTGTACTGTGGTTGTGTAAGAGAATGtccttgtttttaagattttatttatttatttacttacttatttatagacagagggggaagggagggagaaagaaagggagagaaacatcaatgaatggttgcctctcatgtgcccctcactggggacctggctggaaccccaggcatgtgtcctgactgggaatcgaaccagcaacctttggttcgcaggccagtgctcaatccactgagccacacaagctggGCAGAATGTCCTTGTTCTTAGTAAAAGGCAAAGTCACACATAATGTCTGCAACATATGATTCAGAAAAAGTAATGTGTGGGTattacctttctctctctctgtattttatatatgtgtgtgtgtcttacgTAGGTGCATATGCattacacatatgcatatataatatatatatgtgcaaGAGGAGAGATGGCAGAGGGGGGTTGGCTTCTGTGCAAATTTGAACAGGTGAGAGGATTGTAACTCATGGGAGCAGTACTCATTGTCAGCCCCTGGCAAAATTCAAAATAGACCATGATTGGGGCAGGTTTAAGGCCAACTGTAGTCCTAGCCATCCTGGGGAACTATTGTCCTCATACCTCCTCTCTCAAGCCATGGgatctctctatgcctcagtttcctctcttctTCAAAATGGAGCTTAAAACAGTACTATCCCAACATTAGATGGTCTGTTAAGTGAATGcatgtacataaaatattcaaaatagtgCCAGGCACAGAGTGAGACTACTGAAGTGTTGGCTATTATATTAGCTATCTATTGTGTCAGCTGCATTACAAGTAGGTTagaaaaacaacacacatttgttATTTCATAGTTTTAATGGTTTAGGACTTTGGGAGAGGCTTAGCTGGGTGGTTGTGGCATGGGGTCTCACAAGGTTAGTAACATGTCAGCTGAGGCTGTGTCATCTGAAAGTGTGACTGGGACTGGAGGATGTGCTTTCAAGAGAGCtctcttgagccctggctggtgtaattcagtggactgagcaccgacctgcaaccaaagggttgccggttccattcccagtcaggtcacatgcctgggttgcagaccaggtccccagtacggagcatgtgagaggcaagaaTACGttgatggttctctccttctttccctccctctccctctctctaaaaataaataaaatcttaaaaaagaaagagcgaGCTCTCTTGCATGGATGACATGCTGGCTGTTGAGCAGGGACCTCAGTTTCTCACCATGTGGATCTCTCCAAAGGGTTGCTTGAGCATCCCacagcatggcagctggcttctcctGGACTGTGTGATCTAATCAAGACAAGGCAGAAGCCACACACACTCCCTAACCTCAGAAGTCACATACACCATCAGTTTAACAATATGCTCTTGATTATATAATAGAGGGGAAATACACAAGGGCATGAATATCAGAAGGCAAGGCTCACTGGACTATTTTGAATAAAGGTAGCATATTATGGCTGCTAAGAACAGAGCTCTGAGTTATCTAGCCTGGTTTCAAACCCTAGCTCTGTCCAGATAATGGTGAGAACTTGGACAAGTATGTGATCTCTCTTTCACTGTGttgtcatctataaaacagaataACTACCTACCTAATTTGGAGTTGTTATTAGTATTAAGTGAATacagaatcattttatttttttaatttttttaaattaattaatttatttttattcaattacaattgtctgcattttctcagaATCACTTTAGAACACAGTATATTTAGTACACAGTAGGTGTTTGcctctacttttaaaattttatttatttattttttagggagggggaagggaggaagagagggagagaaacactgatgtgagagagaaacattgattagttgcctcttgtatatgtGCCCCAACAaaagggaccgaacctgcaactcaggcatgtgccctgacctggtatcaaaccagtgacctgttgctttgtgggacaacacccaaccaattgagccacacctgtcagggtaCCACTATGATGCggtcaccagcaagcagtgtctgcagcgttgtggctgagatgagacaaattcacatggactacgagtcctgtggaggaaaagggacagcatggccactctctcaagaggagagcaccccgaTCCTTGCCTCGACAGGCTTTTATtagcttaatttgcataggaatacagggcatatatggaaagctcatcaatcattctCAGGAAGTAATAATCaaattcaaagaactctgagggcttattgtgagtgagggtcagatagctaaaggaccataaaactttggggaaacaaactcatttcatgcttggacccttatcatttaaattgagggtattagcaaagcaggtttcacaggattttatgcattctttcttaggcctgattgccctggggaacccacccttttTAGCCCAGGGCGgtacccacctccagcattgtttcaggcttaggttgagcaggggaagtaaggcagccaaaagattaggagaATTCTTGccgacagaatgaggactcaagtCATATCAAAgtcaaggggcgagggtccatcacctcctttctccatagcccccaagtccttccctcaGGGCCccctcgtgaccatgcctgttttaggttgtccctcccttgaggaatcttacccattatTGGCTAACCAATCATGCACTGGCGGCCAGggagggtgaagtaaagtgggcagaagtggtgctcctgccagggagatgagctttgtctccttagtggcttagggtctcaaggtctctcactcagccttagccatggggggttacaatgtctgaaaccaggcaaggcagttcccaacaccactacttttatttttttaaagattttatttatttatttatttatttatttatttattgaaaggctttcttaggctccgccaaggaagaaatgccaatcagccacaaaattaggcagtacagagctttactgAGGTTTGCGCACCCAGGCGAGATTCTCCAGTCCACAGAGCAGGCCCAGGAAGTTTCGCGGAAGCAgagaatatggcggggttttatgcaccaaattctgattggctccccttgggggctagggattggtttcctggaacaaagccgcagtccatcattggtggttcccctcagGCTCAGGCTGCCAGGCGGATATacccgcccatcctgacatttatttatttatgtatttatttatttatgtatttatttatttatagacagagaggaagggagggagaaagagagggagaaacatcaacgtgtgtttgcctctcacaagccccctactggggcctggcctgcaacccaggcatgtgccctgactgggaatggaaccagcgaccctttggttcacaggccggcgctcaacccactgagccacaccagccaaggtgagaAGATATTCTCGTGTAGCTTGTTCATGGCCCGTGCCTCTAAGAGAGAGCCTTTTGTGTTTTGTGACCTCTGAAACCTGGTAGCAAGGAAGAAGCCCCTGAGAAATGGATTATGAAGAGGTTATCAGGTTGGGAAAGTAAATGATCAATTATCTCAGcacaggaagccagggagggaagAACACACTCTGGGATAGCAATGTCTCCCACTCGGATGGAGGCCAGGGGCTTCAGGGTGGGCAGGCTGGCCCTAGGGCAGATGGTGACTGTCTGGGTCTACTCCTTGTGGAGGTtttcctccctgtccttcccaTCTGCCTGTCATTGCTGCTGGGATCTGCATCTCTGGCAGCTGGCCAGGCCAAATGTATGCGTGGTGACCTGCACATCAGCCTGGGGCACGCAGTTTCATTCCAGAGACTGAGCTGGCTCTGAGCCCTGCTGAGTCAACTCTGTACTTCTTGCCAGAGCTGGAAACCAACCTGCCCCGGGTTCTTCCTGGCAGGCAGATTTTTCTGTGCCAACCTCTCTTTCCTGACAGGGTATAGAGGGAGGACTTTAGCAaaagtttgttaaataaatgccTACCCTTGTGGAATAGACTTGGTCTAGCCCCACAGCTGCACtcagttctttctttgtctcaacCTCGCCCATACCCCAGTCTCAGAGTGTGGGGTCTCTCCACCAGCTTGGGAACTCCACATAGGAGAGCAGACAActgccaaatgaatgaatgaatgaatgggctgGCATTCCTTCCAGGTATCCCCTGTTTCTGTTAGGAGGTTACGCTTTGATACAGGCAAGACTCAGGCACGGCAGGCCCTGGGGGCAGACAGTGTCATTGGGAAGTGAGGCCCTGAGCTGGAGACTTAACAGGACAAACACAGACCCTGCTACCAGGGCACTAGGTTGTGGGGAAGGGGGATGAGGGACATTAAAGAATCCACAGACATTGCCCCAGCTcaggagctcagttggttagaactaTGTCCCAGtaagccaaggttgtggtttgatccctggtcagggcacatacaagaagcagcctatgaatgcataaacaagtggaacaacaagttgatctCCGCCCcttcccaaataaaataaaataaacccacagACACATATGCCATGACGAATTTTTGAGGAAGGAGCCAGGGAACCCAGAGGCTTTTCCCGGTGGGGTGGTGGTGTTGGTGGGGCAGCCTGGTCTTGGGAGGCTCTCCGAGAAACATCATGAGCTCCCCCCTGGCCCTGCGGCATTCAGTGCACCAGGATCCTGTCTCTCACGTCTCTTTCCCGACCTCTTCCCAGCTTTGGACGTAAGGAGGGCACGAAGAATGTAGCCACCAGCCCAACCTTCGCGTAGTGCCCCTTCCCCATTCAAGTGCTGAGAGCCAGGGTGGGTGGGCGGCTCAGAATTCCGACGCTGGAATAAGGACCACGGAGAGAGGGACAGTCAAGTCTGCTACGGTCAGCAGGGAAGCAACGTCAGGGACAGGTAGGGAGGAGTCAGAGTTTTGCCCTTCTAGGGCGCCCCGCACCCATCCTATTATCTACACAGCCCGGAACACACAGAACTCCACCCCGTGCCCAGCCCCCGACACTCCCCGAGCTCCGCCTTCGAAGttgcccctttccctctggcaaccgcCTTATAAAAAAGGGCGTCCCAGGGACACGCCAAACCGAGGATTCGAGGCCTGTATCAGACCCTTGTTCCCTGTGGCTTCTGCACCCGCGAGAGCCTCTGCAAGGGTCCCGGCGTCTCTAGACTCCGAGTCAGCCTTGCTGCCCCGTGCTGCTGCGTCTGAGTCCGTATCCCTGCGCCCAGGCCACCCGGAAGGATGGGCTGTACGCCCACGGCCGGAGCAGCCCTGGTGCTGTGCGCTGCCACCGCTGGGCTGCTGAGCACGCAGGGCAGTCCCTTGCCAGCTGAGCCACAGCCGCGCTTCGCGTCCTGGGATGAGGTGAACGTGCTGGCGCACGGGCTCCTCCAGCTCGGCCATGGGCTGCGGGAACATGTGGAGCGCACCCGGGGGCAGCTGGGCGCCCTGGAGCGGCGTCTGGGCGCATGCGGGGCCACCTGTGAGgagccagggcgacccgccgcgCCCCCGCACGTCCCTGTGAGTCCAGTATCCCGTGACGAGGCCGCCCCCGAGACCCTCCGCAACCTGCAGGTACTTGCGACCGGGGGTAGCTGTCCGCGCTGCTATTGCTCTCTCGCGAGTCTGGAACGGTGTGGACGGAAGGAGGGGGGCGCGACCAGGGCACCCTGAGCTGTCTCGTCTAGGCGTCAAAGAATGGAAAGTTGGAAGGACAGATGGATGGGTGAACGGAGAGCTTGGCGGCAGAAGGCCGGGTCCTCATCAGGGTTTGCACATTCTTCCCAGACTCAGCTCAAGGCTCAGAACAGCAGGATCGAGCTACTCTTCCAGAAGgtggcccagcagcagcagcacctggagaAGCAGCATCTGAGAATCCAGAATCTGCAGAGCCAGGTGCCAGATGCTTGCCTCAGGTGGGGAGGCAGGTCAAAGCTGGACCTATGGTCCTGGATGTGAGCCAGTCATATCTGACACTCTCCTCCCGTCCTTCCCCAGATGGGTCTCCTGGCCCCCATGCAGGTGGGCCACAGGATGGCCAGGCCTGCCAGGAGGAAGAGGCTACCCAAGGTGTCCCAGCTTGTTGGCCACGGTCACAATGTAAGCCATCTGCAGAGTGAGTATCCAGCCCTTTGCTGTCCTCTGGCacctctcccctccacacacatacCATCCCTGTACCCCTCCTTGTCATGTCCACCTTACTCAGAAGGAAAGAGGTCCTGGCCCTGGGTCCCTGTGGGCTCTGATGAAGGGCTGATGGGGGCACCTCCCTCCACAGCTCTGCCCCTGACCACCCCAGCCTTCTTCCCAATGGGCCAGTGGGTGTTCCCCAAAGCCTTGCTGGCCACTAATAGAGCAAGGGTTGGGAAAGAGGGTCCATGAGGGACTTGAGTGGCAGGattgtggggaagggggtggtgcAGCTCAGAGACACCTCCATCTAGGTTGGAACTTTCTAGGAGAGCACAGTGGCGGACAAGAGGGTGCCAGCTAGGGAGTCTGGAGTTCTTATTGGGTGAACAGCAAATGCCTGTCTGGGAGAGGGGTTCTGAGGCTTGGAGTGTATATCTAGAAAGTGGAGCAAGGGCAGGGGACCCCTGTGTCCCTGGTCAGACACATTCACTCTTGCATCTCTGACAAATCTAGGGCTGCTGACCTGAACACCTTGTCCCTCACCCCTCTCTTGGCCCCAAAGTGCCTGATTACCCATGTTTCCCAACCCCCACTACCGTAGGGAGCTAACTGTTGCCATCATCTGGAGTTCTGGGTCCTTTTTGGGTGTATGCCTGGAATTGCCCCAGATTTTCAACCACATGTCTGTGTATGTCAACACAGGCTCCAGCTTCCCATGTCTCTGCCCCATCCTAAGTTCATGGCCCCAATCCAGCAGACTTCCCTATGGTCCTCCTGCCCTGTCACTGGGCCTGGCATTGGTATGTCTGCAGCCAACTGGGTAAAAGTTCAGATTCCCCACCCTTCACACCCTCAGGCAGGTTGCTGGCTTCCAGCCCTCTAGTTTTGAGAGCTCCCCCACTCTACCACTCCCCTGCCACTCCTACCAGAAAGGGTCCAGTACACCCTCCCAAACTGCTGTCCTGAGATGGGGGCTTCTGGGATGGGTCAGCAGGTATAGGTCCAGGCTGAGGGATGTGGAGGGGATTGGAGAAGGAAACTCAAGAGTTTGGGGACTCCCAGACTCCAGCTCAGTCCCGCCAACTAGGGGAAAGTTCaagctggagagagagacagctggTGCTAATGGAAGCCACATTTGTGGTTTGGCTGGGTTTCTGTCCTGATTGGAAGAGAGGAAAGTAGGGGAAAGGGGAGCGGCCCCAGGGGCCGGAAAGTGTCTTCAGTCACTCTGGGctggcccccacccctgcagtaGTTAGGACACACTCACCCCTTGTCCTGGGCCTCCCCCTAACCCCCAACAGGCGACCTTTTCCCTACATTTTTGCTGGGCTGGTTGTGGGACTTCCCACTAGCTGTAGCCATCCCTCGttcctcaccttctccctccttccctcctccttttctttctccctctctcctttactCCTCAATCACTCAACTCCCCCTCTGATACCTGTGATCCCGCGCAGGACCTCTGTCCCCCCAAGTCCCACCCAGGCCTGATCCAAATCCCCCACTAGACAAAGCAGAGCCTCTCCAGCTCTTGCCCCGCCCAACATCTAACTCCtgcaatcattcattcattgtgtctttattaAACACCTGCTGTGGACTAGGATCAGCCTGAGCCAAGAACATTTCCTGTCCCTGGCCTCACAGAGGCCTCATTCAATggagggagtggaggagagaTTACCAGATGGCCCCAGTGATGGGAGTGGGATGTCCTTGATGGCCCTTTCTGGGGgtctggcctggcctgggggtcAGGGATTCCTTCCATAACCTGGGACCTTTAGAATGAGGCAGAAAAAGGCATGAGGGAACAGCATGtccaaaggccctgtggcaggagaGTGTGGGGGATAAGGAAGGCTGTGTGTCCAGAGGGTGGGGCATGcagtggggcaggagggtggaTAGGTACAAGGACCTGTCCTGGAGCGCCTTGCAGGCAGTGTTGAGGGAGGTCAGGGGAAGCTGTGGAAGACTTTAGGCAAGTGTTCAGGAGGTGTCGTGAACTAAGGATTGCCTCTTTATACCGCTGTTGCCCATTGACCAGACTCTAGGCACACGTGTTTCCTGGGACCGCTCAGGACTGCTCTCTGCTTCaatctccctgcccctctctttgCCCTGTAGGGCTGCCCAGGGACTGCCAAGAGCTTTTTGAAGAGGGAGAGCGGCAAAGTGGACTATTCCAGATTCAGCCTCAGGGGTCCCTGCCTTTCCTGGTTAACTGCAAGATGACCACAGGTAGGAAGTGCTGGCCCACCAGGCACTGTTGTCTTTCTGTCAAATGTAGCCCACCTCCCTCActcccactctctccttccctgctgggTTCTAAGGACAGAGACCTAGGCTGAGCCTCTGGCTTGCTGGCCAGCCCACAGTACCCCTTCCTTTGACTACCTTCCTCCACTCCTGCTGGGATGGATGAGGGGAACATTGCCCTCCATGGGTTTGGAGGTAGCTTGGGGTTTGGGAGCCAAATGGAGGAGTTGGAGTCCCCTGTGAGAAGGGTCCTCCTGGTGACTTTGTACCTATCTGGGCAGATGGAGGATGGACTGTAATTCAGAGGCGCCAGGATGGCTCTGTGGACTTCAATCAGCCCTGGGAAGCCTACAAGGCTGGCTTTGGAGATCCCCAAGGTGGGTGTTTCCAGTGGCTGGCAGCacaggggggagagggggctgtGGAGGTGGGTCCTGTCTCATAATGGCCTTCCCCACTGTAGGAGAGTTCTGGCTGGGACTGGAGAAGGTGCATCTGATCTTGGGGGACCGTGACAGCCACCTGGCTGTGCAGCTGCAGGACTGGGAGGGCAATGCTGAGTCGCTGCAGTTCCCCGTCCGCCTTGGTGGCGAGGACAGTGCCTACAGCTTGCAGCTAACAGCACCTGTGGCCAGCAAGCTGGGTGCCACCACTGTGACACCCAGTGGactctccctgcccttctccactTGGGACCAGGACCATGACCTCCATGGGGACAAGAACTGTGCCAAGAGCCTCTCTGGTAAGTAAGCTCTGTCCCTCCTTGTCTTGCCTACCTTTCTGCTTCCCTGCCCTTCCTTCAACCCCAGTTCACCCAGTCTGTTCTTTTCCTTACTTGCTGTGTGCCTTTGGGTGACTGACTTAGCCTCTCTCAGtttcagttgtcccatctttAAAGTGGGTATAACCACAGTGCCTCCTCCATGTGATTATTGGGAAAATTCAATGAGATGACACTTGTGGGATGGTAGCTGACATGTGGCAAAGTCATGAAGACAAATTCTGTCATGTTCGAATGAAATCAAAGGCAAAGCCCAGGCCCTGTGAATTGAAACATATCAAACTGCCTTTTGGTGGGTCAAAAATAATGGAATAATGGTAATTTCTTATGGTTCAATCTAATATAAATTGATGAGACAGATAACAATCATAGAAAGTCCTTAATGAATGTTTGCCATGTGTCAGGCACAGAGAAAT
This window of the Desmodus rotundus isolate HL8 chromosome 9, HLdesRot8A.1, whole genome shotgun sequence genome carries:
- the ANGPTL4 gene encoding angiopoietin-related protein 4; this encodes MGCTPTAGAALVLCAATAGLLSTQGSPLPAEPQPRFASWDEVNVLAHGLLQLGHGLREHVERTRGQLGALERRLGACGATCEEPGRPAAPPHVPVSPVSRDEAAPETLRNLQTQLKAQNSRIELLFQKVAQQQQHLEKQHLRIQNLQSQMGLLAPMQVGHRMARPARRKRLPKVSQLVGHGHNVSHLQRLPRDCQELFEEGERQSGLFQIQPQGSLPFLVNCKMTTDGGWTVIQRRQDGSVDFNQPWEAYKAGFGDPQGEFWLGLEKVHLILGDRDSHLAVQLQDWEGNAESLQFPVRLGGEDSAYSLQLTAPVASKLGATTVTPSGLSLPFSTWDQDHDLHGDKNCAKSLSGGWWFGSCGHSNLNGQYFHTIPRQRQQRKKGIFWKTWRGRYYPLQATTMLIQPTAAEAAS